The following proteins are encoded in a genomic region of Alistipes shahii WAL 8301:
- a CDS encoding DUF3408 domain-containing protein, protein MTGKNVKDRIGPGGMDADRIREIMGEAPACPRKGRGMSGNDIMRPARKSGPMQPSVYGEEYLRGIAGVQRRSLHIPAALHRKLSILAGASRNGKVTLEGFINHLVSRHLEEYRETVEMILEESLPGRS, encoded by the coding sequence ATGACAGGAAAGAACGTAAAAGACCGGATTGGTCCCGGCGGGATGGACGCGGACCGCATCCGTGAGATCATGGGGGAAGCACCTGCCTGTCCCCGGAAGGGACGTGGAATGTCCGGTAACGACATAATGCGTCCCGCAAGGAAAAGCGGCCCCATGCAGCCGTCCGTCTATGGGGAGGAATACCTGCGTGGCATTGCGGGCGTGCAGCGCCGGTCACTGCATATTCCTGCCGCCCTGCACCGGAAACTGTCCATCCTGGCGGGAGCCTCGAGAAATGGGAAGGTCACGCTGGAGGGGTTCATCAACCACCTTGTCTCGCGGCATCTGGAAGAATACAGGGAAACGGTGGAGATGATTCTGGAAGAGTCCCTGCCCGGCCGGTCATAA
- a CDS encoding DUF3408 domain-containing protein — protein sequence MDSEKEKNRLSDIVLERVGLTGNLLSAPVSPSPEPAVGMPGHERQVRAGKVTAPEEYKRRFLVPAPKSVEWKTAYIDGRLHRRIAMLVRAAGCGSISGFIIRLLELHMEEHREDIAALLGEVYRPWDEDGQRGGTARR from the coding sequence ATGGATTCAGAAAAGGAAAAGAACCGGCTTTCCGATATCGTTCTCGAGAGGGTCGGACTCACGGGAAACCTTCTGTCAGCTCCCGTTTCCCCATCCCCGGAACCGGCGGTGGGTATGCCGGGGCATGAAAGGCAGGTCCGTGCAGGGAAAGTGACAGCCCCGGAAGAATACAAGAGGAGGTTTCTTGTTCCCGCTCCCAAGTCTGTGGAGTGGAAGACCGCGTATATTGACGGGAGGCTGCACCGCCGGATCGCCATGCTGGTCAGGGCCGCCGGTTGCGGCAGCATCTCCGGGTTTATCATCCGGCTGCTGGAGCTCCATATGGAGGAGCACAGGGAGGATATCGCCGCCCTGCTCGGTGAGGTCTACCGTCCCTGGGATGAGGACGGACAGCGTGGAGGAACGGCCCGCCGATAA